The region GGGTCAGGATATAATGGCAAAGGCATCCGGGATGATACAGGAGGTGCAGTCTGCAAGGGATGGCCTCTGGAAACAGAAGGAACTGAAGCTGTACTTGTTTCTGAAACCTGCCTCAAATGCCGACCAATGGTTCCATTGATGGGTGAATGAAGGGGCTGCAAAACATCTTGACTGGACAGGTCAATATGGTTGGTTATCGATTGCCTTTGAGCCTGAGAAATTAGGTTAGCATGTTGACCATCATTGCTTGGTTGATGTTCAGTTGCACTAACTGAAGGTAGATCCGGAGAGAGGTTCAAAATTGATTCTGTGGACCTCAACTGCTGTGTATCAGGATTGGACACATTGCAAGTCACATCAACAGCACCATTAGATGGTAAAGTTTCAGCTACCTGAGAAGCATTTTGCATTTCATTGTTTGCAGCATCTCTAGTTTGTATTCCTGAGGAAGCATAAGGAAGAGAACCCACATTTGGGGATACCTGTCCATATAAGAATTGTAATCAAATTGTGAGCTGGCCAGTAGCAGAGTATTGATAGCATAATCTCTCCAATTTATACCACAAGGGTATATTAAATAAATCCACAATAGAGCAGCCAAAGCCATGCAAATTATCTGCATTACCTTCTAATCTATGTTGTTACTACTTTGCTTTAGTTTTTAGGTGTGAAATATCAACATAAGAAATGTCTTAGCAGAAAAAAGTTTAATAGAAAAGACCAAAAAGAATCCTACATACCAAATCTGCCACAGCCTGTAATGAAGATGGATCTGCCAGAGACCGTTCTTGGAATTCAGGTTCTAAGTTCATAAAGCATAGTATGCCATCAAGCCGATCAATTTCGATGGCACATGTTCCATCATTTTCTCTATGAGCACTACCACCTTCGAGGAGTTCACTACAAGCAGTTTCAGGTTCAGCCAAAGAGATCTCTTCAGCAGGCATTGAAAGTGCAGCTGTATCAGGTATTTGCTCTTGTTCTTTAGATGTAGAGGGATTCGTGCAGACAACATTATTCATGTCATCACTGGAACTTGCAATCTCTGATGAGATGTTTGGAACTTCTCCGTCAAGCACATTCAGTGTAGCCCCACCAAGGATCTCTTTCTCAGATGAAGTGTTAGCAGAAATGATATTTCCCTGACCAACTTCAGATGCATTCAAGGCAAGCTCCCCTTCAACCATGGTTAATGTGGTCCCACAAGAAATTTTTTCAGATGAAGGTGCCACCAAAGATGGCAAATTCTCATGATCTTCCCTAGAACTGACAGTCTCAGCTGCTCTTAAATGAACCTCGCCATCAAGATTGCTTAATGTGGTTCTAACAGGATTTTCTCCAGGTGATGGTGCTTCCAACAAGAGAACATTCTCCTGACCACCACTAGAATTGACAATCTTAGTTGTTCTAAAGCAGATATCCCCAACAGCCTTTCCTAATGCAGCTCCATCAGGAATTTTTTCAGAGGAAGGTGCTTCTGCTGAGACATGGGTTTCTTGATCTGCATTGAAATTGGCAACCACAGATTCTTTTAAGGGAACCTCCCCATCAACCtttgttaatttatatatatcagAATTAATTTCAGATGATGGTACTTGCACTGAGGCAAGATTATTCTGCCCTTCACAGATAATTACACTCTTAGCTGTTTTCAAGGGAACCTCCGTGTTAGGCTTGCTCAAAGTGGTTCCATCAGGAATTTCCTCATGTGAGCATGCTTCAATAGGAACAGCATTCTCCAGAGCATCAGTAGGAGAAACAGTCTCAGGATTACCATTTgacattttcaatttatattcatcAGAAATCTGGTCTTCATTCAACCGTCTAAGAGAAAGGACACTCTCGGTAACATCACCTGAACTGACAGTTGGTGGCACTTGAACCCCTACATTTGGAAGTTCTCCTACAGAAACCAGTTCTTTGGGACACGAATCTTTGTTGATGGCCTGTTCTTCACCAACACCCAAACAGACAGTTTTATTGCCCTCCTCAATTAATGCTACCTTAGAATTCTCCTTGCAGGGTCCAGCCATATAAATGGGATCAACTTTGTCAGGAAGAACTTCGGACAATCTTACCTCACTTCCTTCGGCAGATTGAACAGAACTGGAAGAACTTCCTTCAGGAAGATTAGCCTTGCTAATAGGTGGCTTCACTAATTCAACCCTAGCCCAGGACTTAACTGCTTCCACCCAACGAGTCTTTCTTTCTAAAACATTGCTTCTTGCTGCCCCCTGCGATGCCTCAAGGTTCTTAAGGTCTGTATCCATCCTCTGTTTTAGTTCATCAAACTTACTAGCATATTCAATATCCAAATTTTTTATCTTATTAGTCCTCATCAAGAAATTACTGTGCAAACGGATAACAGCTGCTTCTGTTTGTTTCTTGTTCTCCAGCAGAGCTTTTTCTTCCTCGTACTTCTTTTTAAGTTGCTTCATTTCCTCCTTTTGCTTCTCAGTTAGTTTTGTCAACTGCTTATCAAATTTTTTCTCACTTTCGTTGATGCTTTTTGCAAGATCTCTCTGTGCCAATTGAAATTCTCGGGACACTCCAGACTCTGCAATGACCCGTGCATCAGAAGCCTCTTGAAACCTCAATGAATCTTTATCCTCTGTGTTTCCATCAGCTTTAATTGATAATTCAGAACCTTTGGAAGGATTTGAAACCTTCAAACATCCTGTACGATATACAAACATTCTCTTCAGACACCGCAGCAATGAATTAACATAGGCTGCCTCTTCTTTCTTGCAGGTAAAGCCAAGATGCTGCTTTGCAAGTGCAAGTGATTCTTTATGATCAATTTTCTGCTTCAACAAAGAAGCTGTACACCAACACTGAACGTACAGAAAACAAAAGATAAACATGTTGAAGTACCATTACATAATTAATACCTGCTTAAATTCTTATAAACTACATGCAACAGAAGGTTTTAGAAATCTCAAACATTCATAACATATACACAAAAATACAGCAGCTATACACCTTAATAGAATGTTCGAAGTTACCTGAATAtttttatgggtaaactacactcaaggtcactaaactattagtaaatttacattttggtcacttaacttcaaaaggttacacaatgatcactgaactattcaaaaattttcattcaagtcCCTAgactgttaagtttttttttttctaaaagtgcAGCTAAAAAACTCCAAGCGTCGATTCAACAATTGGTACGGTGAATCAATACCTATCAACAAGTAGtaaaacatacattagatccAAGCCAATCTGTCAATCAGTGTTGGAAATTCGTAACCTTCAAAGCTATTTCAGGAAAAAAAACCAAACTGTAGAAGAGAAAAGAGCTTCTAATTGGTGCAGACGATGCAAATTGAGAAGGCCATACAGAAGTGATTTTAACTTTCGTATAgttcagtgaccattttgtaaccttttgaagttgagtgaccaaaatgtaaatctactaatagtttagtgaccttggttgtagtttaccctatttttATTCATCAAAGTAAAATAGGTAGACAAATCTAAgcacatatattaataaataaatccaAAAAAGGGTTTATATCAAAGAACAACAAGAGGAGAAtacaaacaaaaacaaagatGGGCTCCTTTGACTATTTTCTAGACCTAAGAACTAGACATGACCTACTTAGTTCTTTACCTCTCTCTCCATGCAAGAAGAGTAATTCTAGCTGAACTCAACCTTCACTTGCCTATAGATGAAAGACGTCTCTATATAAAACTACTCTACCCGATCAAGGTTGAAGGTTAAAGTTTCAACCCATTCCATCTAAATTAAATAATGTGTCCTACTGTATTGAGTGGACCATTAGAAAGATAGCCAACTTAAGCATCAAAAACTCAGTAGAATATTTTGAGTGCAAGCTCTAACAAAATAAGACATGCAAATTTCCCAACGCGATGGTAAGAGTATTCACCTTTCACTCCTCACCATTTGGAACCAAGATTAAACATCAAAAACCTTTTCAACAAGAAGTTGCAAACATTATAAAGAAAGAAACACAGCTTGACTATGCCAAGTACGAACTTATGAACAAAATATACCATCACAAGATTCGGCACACGGATCTAAAACTGATTGGAATACATATTGCTAAAAAAGAGATGAAATATAGCACAATTGGCACAAAAAGCTAGGCCTGAAAAGTGCAAGTTCCTGAGTCCTACCAAGGGGAATTCCATATAACATAATTTCCATCATATCCATTTGCTTACAAAGGCAAAACTGCAAATAATACAGCAGCTGTCTATGAGAAAGGGTAAAATGAGTAGACATTTGGTGTCAAATTTAacagcatttaaaaaaaaaagttaagtaTAATAAAAGCCTAACTTCATTCTCTCAAACATAAAGGACAAACTAATGGATACAATCAGAGCATATGAAAGACATCCTAGTCCAATTGcataataaatttaagaaaataaaagcgAATAAAGGTCTAACCAGAGAAATCTGAAATGCCTGCAAAATGGTCTCTGGTTCCCTATTGACCAGATGGTTATTCATGACATATTCAAGAAACTTTCCAGCTAAATCCCTCACACCCTCCTACAACACAAACAAGAAGCACCACAAAATAAGCTGTTATAATACAAGGCTGATAGAATGGAAAGGCTTTGATGCTGAACCATTACAGAGAAAAAGAGATTTCAAGGCCCACCGTTACAGAAAATACATGAAAAGTATTTATAATAAAAAGCTCAAAACCCCCTATATTAGTAAATAGATGAAAAAGATCCTTCTTTTCCATCTTATCTCCGGAGGAAAATTTTCAGAAGTGAAATAAATGACAAACCAGGCAGCATTTCTACAAAACAACATCCTAAACTGGCCCATTTTCAAAAACCCTATTGAAGCAACTTTTCCACTTTTAGtcatattaacataaaaatgatATAACAGAACTCCAGTAATCTGCAACAGCCAGCCAGAAATGGTTGCATAAGAAAATAATAGTCAATAAGAAGTGCAATTCAAGATTGGAGTGTTCTAGAGAACTATATTTATGAACCATATTTTTCCCTCTACTCTACCTCCCTCTTTACTTTCAGAACTGAGAAACAAAAAGCATTCTGAAATCTCTAATGAAGTTAAATATCCCCCTCccacaaaatatttttcaatggtATGtttttgattttaacaaaattaagaaCTAAAAGCAAAGCCCACACTGAGCACGTCTAATTTTAGTTCTTCCACTGGTGATCAAGGCACATACTGAGAGATGTAGAACTTCACATAGTTTTGCTATCTGTGGCCACAAAATAACATGGAGGGTCTTCTGAGAATCAAGCTGTTTTCTTCTTCTGTCCCATTCTACCATGTTAAGAGATGGTGTTTCTGAGATATCATTGGCCAGATCAATTGAGTTGgttgcatgaattttatcactCACAGGCTCAGCCAATTTACTCAAAGGAGATATTGAGGTTCCTGTGCTTCCTGCAAATAGTAAGAGAGAGTATTCAGGACAGACCAAATGAGAGAACTATCTTCTACCAAAACTCAATTCATTGCATTTTAATTGCCCATTACCTTGTCTGTCCTCTTGTAGCCCATGTCTTGGAGAGGGATGATCGTTTCCATCATTGACCACCTTGCGTCTCTTTACAACTTCAGCACTTTCAACCTCAGATTTCTTTTGGATAGCATCGAGGTATTGACCCCTTTTCCGGTTCCTCTGAAACGAAGAACAATAGTTCCACCTCGGACTCTTTCCCTCCAAAAGTTTTGTCCAAAATATATGAGGTGGATCTTCATTCATCACTTGGATTTTCTGCTCGCCAAACAATGGCATTTCTGTCCTATACATTCCTTGATTTTGTTTGGCTTGTAAAATTAGGGATAATTTGCTTGCATCATTGTCTATCCCAGTTTGACTCAGTAAGATAAAGAACTCTTGAATCACGTCTTTCAGAAGTGATTGCTCAGGCAAGTTACTTGCATCCAAGGCTGGGATACCATGAATTTTTTCCAACTGGCTGAGTAGGTACGGAGCCCCCCATTTAAGCAGCATGTGACTACTACTAGGGCTTATGTTCACTATGTTGCTATCAAGTGTCTTGTCTTGTTTTGAAAGCATCAAAATCTTTTCCTCCACAGTAAATGCTGAATATAAACGAAatacttttatttcttcaaaGTGAGAATCAAGTGTTATCTTCTGCAATGCTCTTAGATCATTCACTGGGCTCCAATCACTTCCAAATATTACGACGGTACTGATTGCAGATAATTTGATGCTGGAAAGACAAGCACGAGTTTCCAATAAGAAGACAAATCTCTTCCTCTCATTATTGAATTTATTCAAAGCAGATTGCTTCCTTGAAGGGGTGACACCACCATCTACGCGTTCATAAGAATCTGCACCAAATCTTTGGCGCAGAAAGTCATCCAAAATGTCTCCCATTAAATCCCTTCCAGAACCACCAGTGTACTGTCAATCAAACCATCTACATGAGAAACATAAAATAGCCAAAACCTTGTTTTGCGGGAGTAATTACTATTTAGAAGTTATATGCAAGCACATTCATAATAAAGAAGTAATTACTATTTAGACAAGGGTTTGTTAAAGTAGTTCAAGACACAAAACAACAATATTCATACAAGCAGTAAAGTTACCAttgcatgttgaattttaatcCCAAAATGCTACTTTAAGACATTGAAACATCAAAAGGCAGAGGCTAAACATTAATTGACACAACGACCTATTGAACTAGTCTATTCAAGTTAACCAACATTACTGTCATGTAACAACCAGTTCAGCATGGCTGGATTTTCCATCAGAAATCAGTTGAAAATATAATTAGAACATTTTAAAGAGCTCTCACCTAGAATTTATCAGAAATCAGTAATATATATTTTGTTCATTACAAGTTCTCACAATATGTATCAACCAGTTTCTCATGGCAGCTTTTTGAAAGGTCAAGTTAGCATTTTCGACTTTAGCTCAACTTTTGCAAAAGTTGAAAGTTTCATGTAGAGACCCAATTGGTCAATTCAGCTTCTCGAGAAATAAAGCTGTCCCAAGAGCAAGACCAAACAGGTACTGAGCTACACATTCATTTTTACATGACAAGCACCAGAGCCTTTTTATTTCTGCCACCAGTCAAAACATCAAAATGGCGTATGGCAGGTAAAGTGCTTTAACAAAAGCACGGTAGAACCCCGGAAATGTAACTTTATTTGCTTTTAACAAACTCATAAACAATAATGTACAGGGGAAAATACATACAAGCTTCTTATGTACATTAATCGCTTCAGCATCATCTGCTAAagaatatcaataacataaaacGTGCATAATGCTATATACTGGTTCAGAACCCCTTGTCAAGACAAGTGTACCTGGAAAAGAACAAGCACTTTTAACTCTTGTTTCTTGATCTCCAAAAGAATTGCATCAAGTAGTTGTAATTTGCCACTTGCTTTTATGCCAACATCCAAAAACTCAACATCCTTAAGGCCTTTAGTGAGCCGCATTTGAAGGGATTCATCCACAACATAAGGATGATCACAACACTGTCAACAATTACCATGAAACACAATATTAACTCATCATAAAAGTAAACTTTTACAAATCCTCATTCTAATGCATATAtcatgagaaaaaaaaaatcaactcaaataCATATACTATaattatgataataataaaaagataaaacaGGGCATTTggaaatccaaaataaataaaaggaattcAAACAAGTGGGGGATGATTAGAGATTCTAAGTTTGAGCTGTAACGATTTATTCCATcctaaagatataaataaataaatttgcatttcaagATTTTCTACAAGCACTATCAGCTTACTAAAACCAAATAGCAAAACTTATGATAATGCAACAGAAATTTTCTAACTTATCTTTGAAATGTAACCTAACCTTAATTTCTAAAGTCCATACAGCAGGCTAACACACAACAACCAGAAATTGGCtagaatattttgatatattagattatttgaaaataaaaaggggAGGAGGGGGAGTCCAAACCATGTAGATGATGCAAAAAGTTCAGTAAACTCAACCTTTCTGCTGGTGATAAGAATGTTACGGAGAGCTCCTACAGGATCAGTCTTTGAAGGTGAACACAGCGAGAGAGAGTTTGAAAGTAGAGTAAAGCAATACTGGTCCAGCTGTGGAATGGATAAGAGTACAGGAACCCAGTACTCTACAAACCTAGATGATTCATAAGCGACGTACTTTGCCAACCTCTCCTTCAAAATAGCAATATTATCACTTGAAGTCATTTGCAAGCTGTCACTACCATTTGAATCGCTCTCAGAATCAAGCAGAGAAAGAAGATTAAGGTACTCAACCACATTATCCTGCAGATACCATGTAGCATACATCAATCAACCTGCAGAAAACAATAACAAGTGAAAAGTAGAATTGCCAAACCTTCAGTTGACTGCTGATAATCAGAAGCCTCTTACTAGCAGTAAACATCTTAATTTGTTCAAAACATGAAGCAATTGTTGGACGTTGGCACTCATCGAGTATTATTACCTCCCATCCTATGCAATCAAGCACATTCAAGTCCTGCAGAACCACAATAAAATTAACAGGAAAACTAATATCAGGTGAATAAAAATGTGGCAATTTTTTTCCTCAATTGAAAATTGGATAGTTAATTCAAGAAAACTCATTAAACTAATAACAAATAGTGATGCAGCACTGCATCCTAATAACTTTGAAATCTGGATACAAATTGATCAAAAGGTGCAGAGAAGTATAAATTCTCGCACAAAACAAGT is a window of Gossypium hirsutum isolate 1008001.06 chromosome D08, Gossypium_hirsutum_v2.1, whole genome shotgun sequence DNA encoding:
- the LOC107962768 gene encoding helicase protein MOM1 isoform X3, which produces MEKLMMMLERPCRKICEVQSWVNCGSKKQETCSFNANQLFGSSDTKDRGEPDVGISTGHAEKPCSYMQQCISSADLQTCNDQNTCIVCKLDGKLLRCHGKGCQRSYHLPCLEPPLEEFHLGVWYCLSCVRKKLESGVYSVSEGIEAIWDSRVLEALEDGLRGQKQYFVKYKGLAHVHNCWLPENQVLLEAPSLVAKYNRKNQGSVWKQHWAVPHHLLQKRLLITKECDRHCNGHDDDKLCCHVEWLVKWCGLGYEHASWELDNASFFRCPEGQSLIRDYETCFKKGKKSSKFKDRAGTSLKFSQLPAGVSSGIDANLDSVSKLSNHWPRSQNAVIFDNQERIPNVISFIMSFPSDKSRPFLIISTSTLLYLWDEEFLRLEPATDVVVYSGSKEIRNSIRNLEFYEEGGCVMFQVLITSPEVVSEDLNVLDCIGWEVIILDECQRPTIASCFEQIKMFTASKRLLIISSQLKDNVVEYLNLLSLLDSESDSNGSDSLQMTSSDNIAILKERLAKYVAYESSRFVEYWVPVLLSIPQLDQYCFTLLSNSLSLCSPSKTDPVGALRNILITSRKCCDHPYVVDESLQMRLTKGLKDVEFLDVGIKASGKLQLLDAILLEIKKQELKVLVLFQYTGGSGRDLMGDILDDFLRQRFGADSYERVDGGVTPSRKQSALNKFNNERKRFVFLLETRACLSSIKLSAISTVVIFGSDWSPVNDLRALQKITLDSHFEEIKVFRLYSAFTVEEKILMLSKQDKTLDSNIVNISPSSSHMLLKWGAPYLLSQLEKIHGIPALDASNLPEQSLLKDVIQEFFILLSQTGIDNDASKLSLILQAKQNQGMYRTEMPLFGEQKIQVMNEDPPHIFWTKLLEGKSPRWNYCSSFQRNRKRGQYLDAIQKKSEVESAEVVKRRKVVNDGNDHPSPRHGLQEDRQGSTGTSISPLSKLAEPVSDKIHATNSIDLANDISETPSLNMVEWDRRRKQLDSQKTLHVILWPQIAKLCEVLHLSEGVRDLAGKFLEYVMNNHLVNREPETILQAFQISLCWCTASLLKQKIDHKESLALAKQHLGFTCKKEEAAYVNSLLRCLKRMFVYRTGCLKVSNPSKGSELSIKADGNTEDKDSLRFQEASDARVIAESGVSREFQLAQRDLAKSINESEKKFDKQLTKLTEKQKEEMKQLKKKYEEEKALLENKKQTEAAVIRLHSNFLMRTNKIKNLDIEYASKFDELKQRMDTDLKNLEASQGAARSNVLERKTRWVEAVKSWARVELVKPPISKANLPEGSSSSSVQSAEGSEVRLSEVLPDKVDPIYMAGPCKENSKVALIEEGNKTVCLGVGEEQAINKDSCPKELVSVGELPNVGVQVPPTVSSGDVTESVLSLRRLNEDQISDEYKLKMSNGNPETVSPTDALENAVPIEACSHEEIPDGTTLSKPNTEVPLKTAKSVIICEGQNNLASVQVPSSEINSDIYKLTKVDGEVPLKESVVANFNADQETHVSAEAPSSEKIPDGAALGKAVGDICFRTTKIVNSSGGQENVLLLEAPSPGENPVRTTLSNLDGEVHLRAAETVSSREDHENLPSLVAPSSEKISCGTTLTMVEGELALNASEVGQGNIISANTSSEKEILGGATLNVLDGEVPNISSEIASSSDDMNNVVCTNPSTSKEQEQIPDTAALSMPAEEISLAEPETACSELLEGGSAHRENDGTCAIEIDRLDGILCFMNLEPEFQERSLADPSSLQAVADLVSPNVGSLPYASSGIQTRDAANNEMQNASQVAETLPSNGAVDVTCNVSNPDTQQLRSTESILNLSPDLPSVSATEHQPSNDGQHANLISQAQRQSITNHIDLSSQDVLQPLHSPINGTIGRHLRQVSETSTASVPSVSRGHPLQTAPPVSSRMPLPLYPDPLKNEMERISQERDQTIKVHEDTKLQLKFECEKEIEEVVAQVRRKYEVKLQEKETEFLIRKEELDVNYNKVLLNNILAEAFRSKCMDSGASGSAGIQQEANSSFMQQLLQLSSQRMVQQPSTASGLPSTGSATSMQTVSPAVVNTQTMGPSLWPSGASGLPSTSSGTTTRPPCISSVSRVTGNFQMGSEIRAPAPHLHAYRPSASISLSSVPSQSRGMSSQLSHNLAYRQLSTTGQAGRIRHEIAGGLAALPNSSLRSMDVLMGMHNQVSGANPNPPSNLLPGVSSSLALSIRSNPAQQGGGATDIVCLSDDD
- the LOC107962768 gene encoding helicase protein MOM1 isoform X8, with the translated sequence MLPFSVVQKARALYEIMKLVSRRERNLLNLRAGTSLKFSQLPAGVSSGIDANLDSVSKLSNHWPRSQNAVIFDNQERIPNVISFIMSFPSDKSRPFLIISTSTLLYLWDEEFLRLEPATDVVVYSGSKEIRNSIRNLEFYEEGGCVMFQVLITSPEVVSEDLNVLDCIGWEVIILDECQRPTIASCFEQIKMFTASKRLLIISSQLKDNVVEYLNLLSLLDSESDSNGSDSLQMTSSDNIAILKERLAKYVAYESSRFVEYWVPVLLSIPQLDQYCFTLLSNSLSLCSPSKTDPVGALRNILITSRKCCDHPYVVDESLQMRLTKGLKDVEFLDVGIKASGKLQLLDAILLEIKKQELKVLVLFQYTGGSGRDLMGDILDDFLRQRFGADSYERVDGGVTPSRKQSALNKFNNERKRFVFLLETRACLSSIKLSAISTVVIFGSDWSPVNDLRALQKITLDSHFEEIKVFRLYSAFTVEEKILMLSKQDKTLDSNIVNISPSSSHMLLKWGAPYLLSQLEKIHGIPALDASNLPEQSLLKDVIQEFFILLSQTGIDNDASKLSLILQAKQNQGMYRTEMPLFGEQKIQVMNEDPPHIFWTKLLEGKSPRWNYCSSFQRNRKRGQYLDAIQKKSEVESAEVVKRRKVVNDGNDHPSPRHGLQEDRQGSTGTSISPLSKLAEPVSDKIHATNSIDLANDISETPSLNMVEWDRRRKQLDSQKTLHVILWPQIAKLCEVLHLSEGVRDLAGKFLEYVMNNHLVNREPETILQAFQISLCWCTASLLKQKIDHKESLALAKQHLGFTCKKEEAAYVNSLLRCLKRMFVYRTGCLKVSNPSKGSELSIKADGNTEDKDSLRFQEASDARVIAESGVSREFQLAQRDLAKSINESEKKFDKQLTKLTEKQKEEMKQLKKKYEEEKALLENKKQTEAAVIRLHSNFLMRTNKIKNLDIEYASKFDELKQRMDTDLKNLEASQGAARSNVLERKTRWVEAVKSWARVELVKPPISKANLPEGSSSSSVQSAEGSEVRLSEVLPDKVDPIYMAGPCKENSKVALIEEGNKTVCLGVGEEQAINKDSCPKELVSVGELPNVGVQVPPTVSSGDVTESVLSLRRLNEDQISDEYKLKMSNGNPETVSPTDALENAVPIEACSHEEIPDGTTLSKPNTEVPLKTAKSVIICEGQNNLASVQVPSSEINSDIYKLTKVDGEVPLKESVVANFNADQETHVSAEAPSSEKIPDGAALGKAVGDICFRTTKIVNSSGGQENVLLLEAPSPGENPVRTTLSNLDGEVHLRAAETVSSREDHENLPSLVAPSSEKISCGTTLTMVEGELALNASEVGQGNIISANTSSEKEILGGATLNVLDGEVPNISSEIASSSDDMNNVVCTNPSTSKEQEQIPDTAALSMPAEEISLAEPETACSELLEGGSAHRENDGTCAIEIDRLDGILCFMNLEPEFQERSLADPSSLQAVADLVSPNVGSLPYASSGIQTRDAANNEMQNASQVAETLPSNGAVDVTCNVSNPDTQQLRSTESILNLSPDLPSVSATEHQPSNDGQHANLISQAQRQSITNHIDLSSQDVLQPLHSPINGTIGRHLRQVSETSTASVPSVSRGHPLQTAPPVSSRMPLPLYPDPLKNEMERISQERDQTIKVHEDTKLQLKFECEKEIEEVVAQVRRKYEVKLQEKETEFLIRKEELDVNYNKVLLNNILAEAFRSKCMDSGASGSAGIQQEANSSFMQQLLQLSSQRMVQQPSTASGLPSTGSATSMQTVSPAVVNTQTMGPSLWPSGASGLPSTSSGTTTRPPCISSVSRVTGNFQMGSEIRAPAPHLHAYRPSASISLSSVPSQSRGMSSQLSHNLAYRQLSTTGQAGRIRHEIAGGLAALPNSSLRSMDVLMGMHNQVSGANPNPPSNLLPGVSSSLALSIRSNPAQQGGGATDIVCLSDDD
- the LOC107962768 gene encoding helicase protein MOM1 isoform X7 yields the protein MTSPVKRKSEQIEKQKNLSPLRRSERDKMLSSSGSLGSKKSDTSPGSLDRKRKKEKEENSVKPLTTRSVEVKQNEQEDGQGEAQKKRMDARAYRALLRKTPQQVDRADHCGDLNRTDCRNMEVELLEKLTERTHERSVVASTNQSVKEAFEKNDEHKSFSTCQKDSCKDMSSTKDVPQIVKNRLVHGEVNDDAGKAMQENLRSPKVNCGSKKQETCSFNANQLFGSSDTKDRGEPDVGISTGHAEKPCSYMQQCISSADLQTCNDQNTCIVCKLDGKLLRCHGKGCQRSYHLPCLEPPLEEFHLGVWYCLSCVRKKLESGVYSVSEGIEAIWDSRVLEALEDGLRGQKQYFVKYKGLAHVHNCWLPENQVLLEAPSLVAKYNRKNQGSVWKQHWAVPHHLLQKRLLITKECDRHCNGHDDDKLCCHVEWLVKWCGLGYEHASWELDNASFFRCPEGQSLIRDYETCFKKGKKSSKFKDRAGTSLKFSQLPAGVSSGIDANLDSVSKLSNHWPRSQNAVIFDNQERIPNVISFIMSFPSDKSRPFLIISTSTLLYLWDEEFLRLEPATDVVVYSGSKEIRNSIRNLEFYEEGGCVMFQVLITSPEVVSEDLNVLDCIGWEVIILDECQRPTIASCFEQIKMFTASKRLLIISSQLKDNVVEYLNLLSLLDSESDSNGSDSLQMTSSDNIAILKERLAKYVAYESSRFVEYWVPVLLSIPQLDQYCFTLLSNSLSLCSPSKTDPVGALRNILITSRKCCDHPYVVDESLQMRLTKGLKDVEFLDVGIKASGKLQLLDAILLEIKKQELKVLVLFQYTGGSGRDLMGDILDDFLRQRFGADSYERVDGGVTPSRKQSALNKFNNERKRFVFLLETRACLSSIKLSAISTVVIFGSDWSPVNDLRALQKITLDSHFEEIKVFRLYSAFTVEEKILMLSKQDKTLDSNIVNISPSSSHMLLKWGAPYLLSQLEKIHGIPALDASNLPEQSLLKDVIQEFFILLSQTGIDNDASKLSLILQAKQNQGMYRTEMPLFGEQKIQVMNEDPPHIFWTKLLEGKSPRWNYCSSFQRNRKRGQYLDAIQKKSEVESAEVVKRRKVVNDGNDHPSPRHGLQEDRQGSTGTSISPLSKLAEPVSDKIHATNSIDLANDISETPSLNMVEWDRRRKQLDSQKTLHVILWPQIAKLCEVLHLSEGVRDLAGKFLEYVMNNHLVNREPETILQAFQISLCWCTASLLKQKIDHKESLALAKQHLGFTCKKEEAAYVNSLLRCLKRMFVYRTGCLKVSNPSKGSELSIKADGNTEDKDSLRFQEASDARVIAESGVSREFQLAQRDLAKSINESEKKFDKQLTKLTEKQKEEMKQLKKKYEEEKALLENKKQTEAAVIRLHSNFLMRTNKIKNLDIEYASKFDELKQRMDTDLKNLEASQGAARSNVLERKTRWVEAVKSWARVELVKPPISKANLPEGSSSSSVQSAEGSEVRLSEVLPDKVDPIYMAGPCKENSKVALIEEGNKTVCLGVGEEQAINKDSCPKELVSVGELPNVGVQVPPTVSSGDVTESVLSLRRLNEDQISDEYKLKMSNGNPETVSPTDALENAVPIEACSHEEIPDGTTLSKPNTEVPLKTAKSVIICEGQNNLASVQVPSSEINSDIYKLTKVDGEVPLKESVVANFNADQETHVSAEAPSSEKIPDGAALGKAVGDICFRTTKIVNSSGGQENVLLLEAPSPGENPVRTTLSNLDGEVHLRAAETVSSREDHENLPSLVAPSSEKISCGTTLTMVEGELALNASEVGQGNIISANTSSEKEILGGATLNVLDGEVPNISSEIASSSDDMNNVVCTNPSTSKEQEQIPDTAALSMPAEEISLAEPETACSELLEGGSAHRENDGTCAIEIDRLDGILCFMNLEPEFQERSLADPSSLQAVADLVSPNVGSLPYASSGIQTRDAANNEMQNASQVAETLPSNGAVDVTCNVSNPDTQQLRSTESILNLSPDLPSVSATEHQPSNDGQHANLISQAQRQSITNHIDLSSQDVLQPLHSPINGTIGRHLRQVSETSTASVPSVSRGHPLQTAPPVSSRMPLPLYPDPLKNEMERISQERDQTIKVHEDTTSSLNRSCS